A single genomic interval of Alistipes provencensis harbors:
- the topB gene encoding type IA DNA topoisomerase: MKTIIAEKPSVAREIARIVGATKREEGYFEGGGYAVTWAFGHLVQLAMPDGYGVRGFVRDNLPIIPDTFTLVPRQVRTEKGYKPDSGVVSQIKVIKRLFDTSEHIIVATDAGREGELIFRYLYHYTGCTTPFVRLWISSLTDKAIREGLRKLEDGSKYDNLYLAAKARSESDWLVGINGTQALSIAAGHGTYSVGRVQTPTLAMVCERYWENRRFTSEAFWQLHIATDGCDGEVVKFSSSEKWKEKEPAMELYNKVKAAGCATVTKAERKEKTEETPLLYDLTTLQKEANAKHGFTAEQTLEIAQKLYEKKLITYPRTGSRYIPEDVFAEIPKLLAFIGTQPEWKDKVRAKAAPTRRSVDDGKVTDHHALLVTGEKPLFLSKEDNTIYQMIAGRMVEAFSEKCVKDVTTVTAECAGVEFTVKGSVVKQTGWRAVYGEEKEEITIPGWQEGDTLTPKGSSITEGKTKPKPLHTEATLLSAMETAGKEIEDDALRQAMKDCGIGTPATRASIIETLFKRGYMERCKKSLVPTEKGLALNSVVKTMRIADVAMTGEWEKELARIERGELSDDTFRKEIEAYTREITSELISCDKLFGSRDSGCACPKCGTGRMRFYGKVVRCDNTECGLPVFRLKAGRTLSDDEIKDLLTEGHTKLLKGFKSKQGKSFDAVVAFDGEYNTTFVFPEAKKDKKFSGRKK, encoded by the coding sequence ATGAAGACAATCATTGCAGAAAAGCCCTCCGTGGCACGTGAAATCGCCCGCATCGTGGGCGCGACAAAGAGAGAGGAAGGATATTTCGAGGGAGGCGGTTATGCCGTGACATGGGCATTCGGACACCTCGTTCAGCTTGCCATGCCCGACGGCTACGGCGTGCGCGGATTTGTCCGTGACAACCTCCCGATTATTCCCGACACATTCACGCTCGTCCCCCGTCAGGTCAGGACGGAGAAAGGTTACAAGCCCGACAGCGGCGTGGTGTCGCAGATAAAAGTCATCAAAAGACTGTTCGACACAAGCGAACATATCATCGTGGCGACCGATGCCGGACGCGAGGGAGAGCTTATCTTCCGCTACCTCTACCACTATACGGGTTGCACCACTCCTTTCGTGCGCCTGTGGATCAGCTCTCTCACCGACAAAGCTATCCGCGAGGGACTGCGGAAACTCGAAGACGGCAGCAAATACGACAACCTCTACCTCGCCGCCAAAGCGCGGAGCGAATCCGACTGGCTCGTGGGCATCAACGGCACACAGGCGTTATCCATCGCCGCCGGACACGGCACGTATTCCGTGGGGCGGGTGCAGACACCAACGTTGGCTATGGTATGTGAACGCTACTGGGAGAACCGCCGCTTTACGTCCGAAGCATTCTGGCAGCTCCATATCGCAACGGACGGTTGCGACGGCGAAGTCGTGAAATTCTCATCCTCCGAGAAATGGAAAGAGAAAGAACCGGCGATGGAACTATATAATAAGGTAAAGGCGGCAGGTTGCGCCACTGTCACGAAAGCCGAGCGCAAGGAGAAGACGGAGGAAACTCCCTTGCTCTACGACCTGACCACGCTCCAGAAAGAAGCCAACGCCAAGCACGGCTTCACGGCGGAACAGACGCTTGAAATCGCGCAGAAACTCTACGAAAAGAAGTTGATAACCTATCCGAGAACGGGAAGCCGCTACATCCCCGAAGACGTGTTTGCCGAAATTCCCAAACTGCTCGCTTTCATCGGCACACAGCCCGAATGGAAAGACAAGGTGCGGGCAAAAGCCGCCCCGACACGCCGCAGCGTGGACGACGGCAAGGTGACAGACCACCATGCCCTGCTCGTCACGGGTGAGAAACCGCTCTTCCTCTCCAAAGAGGACAATACCATCTATCAGATGATTGCCGGGCGTATGGTCGAGGCATTCTCTGAGAAATGCGTCAAGGATGTGACCACTGTCACGGCGGAATGTGCCGGAGTGGAGTTTACCGTAAAAGGCAGCGTCGTGAAGCAAACCGGATGGCGTGCCGTCTATGGCGAGGAAAAAGAGGAAATTACCATCCCCGGCTGGCAGGAAGGCGACACGCTGACACCGAAAGGCTCGTCCATTACCGAAGGAAAGACCAAACCCAAGCCGCTGCATACCGAAGCCACCCTGCTCTCGGCAATGGAAACGGCGGGCAAGGAAATTGAGGACGACGCACTGCGGCAGGCGATGAAGGACTGTGGCATCGGTACTCCCGCCACACGCGCCTCCATCATCGAAACGCTTTTCAAGCGCGGTTACATGGAACGCTGCAAGAAGTCGCTTGTTCCCACCGAAAAAGGACTTGCCCTCAATTCCGTCGTCAAGACGATGCGCATCGCCGATGTTGCCATGACGGGCGAATGGGAAAAGGAGCTGGCGCGTATCGAGCGCGGGGAACTGTCCGACGACACCTTCCGCAAGGAGATAGAGGCGTACACACGTGAGATAACCTCCGAACTGATCTCGTGCGACAAGCTCTTCGGCAGCCGTGACTCCGGCTGCGCGTGTCCCAAGTGTGGCACGGGCAGGATGCGGTTCTACGGCAAGGTGGTACGCTGCGACAACACGGAGTGCGGACTGCCCGTGTTCCGGCTGAAAGCGGGACGCACCCTGTCCGACGATGAAATCAAAGACCTGCTCACCGAAGGGCATACCAAGCTGCTCAAAGGGTTCAAGAGCAAACAGGGCAAGAGTTTCGATGCTGTTGTCGCCTTTGACGGGGAATATAACACGACTTTTGTGTTCCCGGAGGCTAAAAAGGACAAGAAATTTTCAGGACGGAAGAAATAG
- a CDS encoding DUF1896 domain-containing protein, producing the protein MNNKKKNEGQTDFSYYGLYLLDYLRTNKFEQADDTAFIRERADRAAETYERARLEGYPADGAQELAMDTLLRGLHYSRYAILREVVENEFADEVPEEKREAFVLKLLPLVGNVFSVYDLSDDNFALSSDYDLLYTELTGATVLYLDEYGV; encoded by the coding sequence ATGAACAACAAGAAGAAAAACGAGGGTCAGACCGACTTTTCCTATTACGGTCTGTACCTGCTGGACTATCTCCGCACGAACAAGTTTGAACAGGCTGACGACACCGCTTTCATACGGGAACGGGCCGACCGTGCCGCCGAAACGTATGAGAGGGCACGGCTTGAAGGCTATCCCGCCGATGGTGCGCAGGAACTGGCGATGGACACGCTGCTGCGCGGGCTGCATTATTCCCGTTACGCCATCCTCCGCGAAGTCGTGGAAAACGAGTTTGCCGATGAAGTGCCGGAAGAGAAGCGTGAAGCCTTTGTCCTGAAACTGCTGCCGCTTGTCGGCAACGTGTTCTCCGTCTATGACCTCTCGGATGACAATTTCGCCCTGTCTTCCGATTACGACCTGCTCTACACGGAGCTGACGGGAGCAACCGTCCTTTACTTAGACGAATATGGCGTTTAA
- a CDS encoding helix-turn-helix domain-containing protein: MELLTRNNFEGWMQKLMERLDRQDELLLAMKAEGKQPTITESIRLFDNQDLCMLLQISKRTLQRYRSVGALPYKTLGKKTYYSEEDVLTFLSNHIKDFKKEDIAFYKARIHNFFHK; this comes from the coding sequence ATGGAACTGCTCACACGAAACAACTTCGAGGGCTGGATGCAGAAGCTGATGGAACGGCTCGACCGTCAGGACGAACTGCTGCTGGCGATGAAGGCTGAGGGGAAACAGCCCACTATCACGGAAAGCATCCGCCTTTTCGACAATCAGGATTTGTGCATGTTGCTCCAGATAAGCAAACGCACCCTCCAACGCTACCGCAGCGTAGGCGCATTGCCCTACAAGACGCTGGGCAAGAAGACCTATTACAGCGAGGAGGACGTGCTGACATTCCTTTCCAACCATATCAAGGACTTCAAAAAGGAAGATATAGCCTTCTACAAGGCTCGTATCCATAATTTCTTTCATAAATAA
- a CDS encoding helix-turn-helix domain-containing protein, which translates to MMNENNDVFTMEDEPIASVVQDMRKGSKWLSAFLESYRPPLDGERYLTDGEVSELLRVSRRTLQEYRNNRVLPFILLGGKVLYPETGLRGVLEANYRKPLE; encoded by the coding sequence ATGATGAACGAGAACAACGATGTTTTTACGATGGAAGACGAGCCGATAGCCTCTGTGGTGCAGGATATGCGCAAAGGCTCGAAATGGCTGTCCGCATTTCTGGAAAGCTACCGTCCTCCGCTGGACGGGGAACGTTACCTGACGGACGGCGAGGTGTCGGAACTGCTCCGTGTGAGCCGGCGCACCTTGCAGGAATACCGCAACAACCGCGTGTTGCCCTTCATACTTTTGGGAGGGAAGGTGCTTTACCCGGAAACGGGGCTGCGCGGGGTACTGGAAGCGAACTACCGCAAGCCGCTGGAGTGA
- a CDS encoding DUF3945 domain-containing protein, which yields MAKKKDEKDVLVVRDEKTGEISVVAGLNADGTPKRTPAKAENAQSFLQFDRHGDVLDNFFKNFFRQCKEPSRFGFYRIAADQAENLLEVMKQLLKDPEANKELLAPHKVDTSDYEKKVQEEMAAQQTEKQEPQKQENMEQRKEQQQDKSEQMQGKRGYQPIDESKINWQELEDRWGVKRDNLEKSGDLTKMLNYGKSDLVKVKPTFGGESFELDARLSFKKDGEGNISLVPHFIRKEQKLDEYKEHKFSDNDRKNLRETGNLGRVVDIVDRETGEIIPSYISIDRKTNEITDIPASRVRIPERIGKTEITTQERDMLRAGLPVRDKLIERNDGRKFVTTLQVNVEQRGVEFVPGTGKSPRTAQTQETKGDTSKSQAQGGENAAQTKKEQRRNTWTNEDGSIRPISKWSGVSFTDQQKADYVAGKAVKLENVTDKQGFHATMYIKFNPEKGRPYRYDTNPDNAQQVAPSNESRTQVAVNNDGKTNEATKNLREPLQKGQTNPKDARQQQQQEKPQKKTGKGMKM from the coding sequence ATGGCAAAGAAAAAAGACGAAAAGGACGTGCTGGTAGTCCGTGACGAGAAGACAGGCGAGATCAGCGTGGTAGCCGGGCTGAACGCGGACGGCACACCCAAGCGCACCCCCGCAAAAGCGGAGAACGCGCAGAGTTTCCTGCAATTCGACCGACATGGCGACGTGCTGGACAACTTCTTCAAGAACTTCTTCCGGCAGTGCAAGGAACCCAGCCGCTTCGGTTTCTACCGCATTGCGGCAGACCAAGCTGAAAATCTCTTAGAGGTGATGAAGCAACTGCTGAAAGACCCCGAAGCGAACAAGGAGCTGCTCGCCCCTCACAAGGTGGACACCTCCGACTATGAGAAGAAGGTGCAGGAAGAGATGGCAGCACAACAGACAGAGAAACAAGAACCTCAAAAACAGGAGAACATGGAACAACGGAAAGAACAGCAACAGGACAAATCCGAACAGATGCAGGGCAAACGTGGCTACCAGCCCATCGACGAGAGTAAAATCAACTGGCAGGAGCTGGAGGACAGATGGGGCGTAAAGCGGGACAACCTTGAAAAGTCCGGCGACCTTACGAAGATGCTCAACTATGGCAAGTCCGACTTGGTAAAGGTCAAACCGACCTTCGGCGGCGAATCATTCGAGCTGGACGCCCGCCTCTCCTTCAAGAAGGACGGTGAGGGAAACATCAGCCTCGTGCCGCACTTCATCCGCAAGGAGCAGAAGCTGGATGAGTACAAGGAACACAAATTCTCCGACAATGACCGGAAGAACCTCCGCGAAACGGGCAATCTCGGTAGGGTCGTGGACATTGTGGACAGGGAAACGGGCGAGATCATCCCCTCCTACATCAGCATCGACCGCAAGACGAATGAAATCACGGACATTCCGGCAAGCAGGGTGCGCATCCCGGAGCGCATCGGCAAGACGGAAATCACCACGCAGGAGCGGGACATGCTCCGCGCCGGACTGCCCGTACGCGACAAGCTCATCGAGCGCAACGACGGCAGAAAGTTCGTCACCACCCTGCAAGTGAACGTGGAGCAGCGCGGCGTGGAGTTCGTGCCGGGAACCGGCAAGTCGCCCCGTACCGCACAGACACAGGAAACCAAAGGCGACACATCGAAAAGTCAGGCGCAGGGCGGGGAAAATGCCGCACAGACCAAGAAGGAGCAACGCCGCAACACGTGGACGAACGAGGACGGCAGCATCCGCCCCATCAGCAAATGGAGCGGCGTGAGCTTCACCGACCAGCAGAAAGCCGACTATGTGGCGGGTAAAGCCGTGAAGCTGGAGAACGTGACCGACAAGCAGGGCTTCCATGCCACGATGTATATCAAGTTCAACCCGGAGAAGGGACGCCCGTACCGCTACGACACGAACCCTGACAATGCACAGCAGGTTGCTCCGTCCAACGAGAGCCGCACGCAGGTGGCGGTGAACAACGATGGCAAGACCAACGAGGCTACAAAGAATCTGAGAGAGCCGTTGCAGAAAGGTCAGACCAACCCGAAGGACGCCCGCCAGCAACAGCAGCAGGAGAAGCCGCAGAAGAAAACGGGCAAGGGCATGAAAATGTAA
- a CDS encoding helix-turn-helix domain-containing protein gives MLKPLLFIAEFCRRNKKKGLNMKVITMESSAYKEMMAQIANIAGYIREARDEKKRKRETEDKLLDTAQAAKMLNVSKRTMQRMRTDHRIEYVVVRGSCRYRLSEILRLLEDNTVRNEEGTIDTLFHNHTLRTGGKPKGRRT, from the coding sequence TTGTTAAAGCCCCTTTTGTTTATTGCCGAATTTTGTCGCAGAAACAAAAAGAAAGGACTGAACATGAAAGTGATAACAATGGAAAGTTCCGCCTACAAGGAGATGATGGCGCAGATTGCGAACATCGCAGGGTACATCCGCGAGGCAAGGGACGAGAAGAAACGGAAGCGGGAAACCGAAGACAAGCTGCTTGACACGGCACAGGCGGCGAAGATGCTCAACGTGAGCAAGCGCACCATGCAGCGTATGCGCACCGACCACCGTATCGAGTATGTGGTGGTACGCGGAAGCTGCCGCTACCGCCTTTCCGAGATACTGCGGCTATTGGAGGACAACACAGTAAGGAACGAGGAAGGGACAATAGACACCCTGTTCCACAACCACACGCTGCGCACGGGCGGCAAACCAAAAGGAAGGAGGACATAG
- a CDS encoding site-specific integrase — protein MKSTFSVIYYLKRQVVKKDGTVPVMGRITVDGSQTQFSCKLTVDPKLWDTKGGRVTGRSTAALETNRMLDKMRVRINRHYQEIMERDNFVTAEKVKNAFLGLEHRYHTLMQVFRQHNEDYEKQVEAGMKAKGTLLKYRTVYKHMQEFLDIRYHVKDIALKELTPAFISDFEMFLRTDKHCCTNTVWLYVCPLRTMVFIAINNEWLTRDPFREYEIKKEETTRSFLTKDEIRLLMEGKLKNAKQELYRDLYLFCAFTGLSFADMRNLTEENIRTYFDEHEWININRQKTGVVSNIRLLDIANRIIGKYRGLCGDGRIFPVPHYNTCLAGIRAVAKRCGITKHITWHQSRHTAATTIFLSNGVPIETVSSMLGHKSIKTTQIYAKITKEKLNQDMENLAARLNGVEEFAGCTI, from the coding sequence ATGAAGAGTACATTTTCAGTAATCTACTACCTCAAGCGTCAGGTAGTGAAAAAGGACGGGACAGTTCCCGTCATGGGACGCATCACGGTGGACGGCAGCCAGACACAGTTCAGCTGCAAACTGACTGTCGATCCGAAACTGTGGGACACCAAAGGTGGACGTGTCACGGGCAGAAGCACGGCGGCACTCGAAACGAACCGTATGCTTGACAAGATGCGGGTACGCATCAACAGGCATTATCAGGAAATCATGGAGCGTGACAACTTCGTCACGGCGGAGAAGGTGAAGAACGCCTTTCTCGGACTGGAACACCGCTACCACACGCTGATGCAGGTGTTCCGCCAGCACAACGAGGACTACGAGAAGCAGGTGGAGGCAGGCATGAAAGCCAAAGGCACGCTGCTGAAGTACCGCACCGTTTACAAGCACATGCAAGAGTTCCTCGACATCCGCTACCATGTGAAGGACATCGCCCTAAAAGAGCTTACCCCGGCTTTCATCTCCGACTTCGAGATGTTCCTGCGCACGGACAAGCACTGCTGCACCAATACCGTGTGGCTGTACGTCTGCCCGTTACGGACGATGGTATTCATCGCCATCAACAACGAGTGGCTGACGCGCGACCCGTTCCGCGAGTATGAAATCAAGAAGGAGGAAACAACACGCAGTTTCCTGACCAAAGATGAGATCCGCCTGCTGATGGAGGGGAAACTGAAAAACGCCAAACAGGAATTGTACCGCGACCTCTACCTGTTCTGCGCCTTCACGGGGCTGTCGTTCGCGGATATGCGCAACCTTACGGAAGAGAATATCCGCACCTACTTCGACGAACACGAGTGGATAAACATCAACCGCCAGAAAACGGGCGTGGTGTCCAACATCCGCCTGCTCGACATCGCCAACCGCATAATCGGCAAATACCGGGGACTGTGCGGGGACGGCAGGATATTTCCCGTTCCGCATTATAACACGTGCCTTGCCGGTATCCGTGCCGTCGCCAAGCGTTGCGGCATCACCAAGCATATCACGTGGCATCAGAGCCGCCACACGGCAGCCACGACGATATTCCTCTCCAACGGTGTTCCCATCGAAACGGTCAGCTCCATGCTCGGACACAAGAGCATAAAGACGACGCAGATTTACGCAAAGATAACCAAAGAGAAGCTCAATCAGGACATGGAGAACCTTGCCGCAAGATTGAACGGCGTCGAGGAATTTGCAGGTTGCACCATCTAA
- a CDS encoding helix-turn-helix domain-containing protein produces MNMEIVSIEKKTFEMMVAAFGALSEKVAALRRKSDTGRMERWLTGEEVCGQLRISPRTLQTLRDRRLIGYSQINRRFYYKPEEVKRLIPLVGTLYPHGR; encoded by the coding sequence ATGAATATGGAAATAGTATCTATCGAGAAAAAGACTTTCGAGATGATGGTGGCGGCATTCGGCGCACTCTCGGAGAAGGTCGCCGCCCTGAGGCGCAAAAGCGACACGGGGCGCATGGAAAGATGGCTCACGGGCGAGGAGGTCTGCGGGCAGTTGAGAATAAGCCCGCGCACGTTGCAGACGCTGCGTGACAGGCGGCTTATCGGCTACTCGCAGATAAACCGCAGGTTCTATTACAAGCCAGAGGAGGTGAAGCGGCTGATACCGCTTGTCGGCACGCTCTATCCGCACGGCAGATGA
- the truA gene encoding tRNA pseudouridine(38-40) synthase TruA yields the protein MRYFLELRYNGAAYCGWQRQPDMPTVQQTLERALATLLREPVEVTGAGRTDTGVNAAYYVAHFDCTTPVVDPAQLVYKLNFLLPGDISVGSMTPVEKDAHARFHACEREYRYFIEPRKNPFTRHLTWQYYVPLDIGRMNEAAVLLTEYDDFTSFAKLNSNNKTNICRVRQAVWTVDERGTMCFTIRADRFLRNMVRSVVGTLVDVGRGRYAPAEFRAIVESRDLSRSSAGAPAQGLFLSDVCYPPEIFERQCYTKFKLL from the coding sequence ATGCGCTATTTCCTCGAACTCCGGTACAACGGAGCCGCCTACTGTGGCTGGCAGCGGCAGCCCGACATGCCCACGGTTCAGCAGACGCTGGAGCGGGCATTGGCTACCCTGCTGCGCGAGCCGGTCGAGGTGACGGGCGCCGGACGCACCGACACGGGGGTCAACGCCGCCTATTATGTGGCGCATTTCGACTGTACGACACCCGTCGTGGACCCTGCGCAACTGGTCTACAAGCTCAACTTCCTGCTGCCGGGCGACATCTCCGTCGGGAGCATGACGCCCGTCGAGAAGGATGCCCACGCGCGTTTTCACGCCTGCGAACGGGAATACCGCTATTTCATCGAGCCGCGCAAGAATCCCTTCACGCGGCACCTGACATGGCAGTACTATGTGCCGCTCGACATCGGGCGGATGAACGAGGCGGCGGTCCTACTGACGGAATACGACGATTTCACCTCTTTCGCCAAGCTCAATTCGAACAACAAGACCAATATCTGCCGCGTGCGGCAGGCCGTGTGGACCGTCGACGAACGCGGCACGATGTGCTTCACGATCCGTGCGGACCGGTTTTTGCGCAATATGGTCCGGTCGGTCGTCGGCACGCTGGTCGACGTGGGACGCGGACGCTATGCGCCCGCGGAGTTCCGTGCGATCGTCGAGAGCCGCGACCTGTCGCGTTCGAGCGCGGGAGCCCCGGCACAGGGATTGTTTCTGAGCGACGTATGCTACCCTCCGGAAATTTTCGAACGTCAATGTTATACTAAATTCAAATTGCTATGA
- a CDS encoding reverse transcriptase domain-containing protein: protein MRDSGNVLNSLAGHSSDLNYKFERLYRLLFNENLYALAYQNIASNEGNCTKGTDGQSIDGMSIERIHNIIDKLKDESYQPYPAKRVYIPKKNGKKRPLGIPAFDDKLVHEVVRMILESIYEGHFEKCSHGFRPHRSCHTALASIHEGFDGTRWFIEGDIKGFFDNIDHDVMIEILAERISDQRFLRLIRKFLNAGYMEKWQFYNTYSGAPQGGVVSPILANIYLDKLDKYMQKYISVFNKADKRRVNPEYKRIESRKYKRVKKLKNETDEQKKEVLRQEINKLHYEMQQLPATLDMDENFRRMRYVRYADDFLIGVIGSKEECVKAKEDIKAYLHGTLKLELSDEKTLITNSSDHAKFLGYEVTIRRCEKTRKDSRGITRRSLNHKTVLLLPLEAMRKKLLDYGAMKIVVENGKEKWESKSRPYLRNNDDLEILNRYNSEIRGIYNYYCLANNCNILNSFYSYMKESMYKTLSSKYESTVRKIIRKYTRDKIFYVQYEDNRGAIKERALYHGGFRQQKQARLDFADNLPSYRATQSTSLMARLKANECEYCGATDNLKMFHVRKLKNLEGKQEWERFMIARKRKTIAVCNNCYRKIHGNKK, encoded by the coding sequence ATGAGAGATTCAGGTAATGTATTAAACAGTCTGGCTGGGCATAGCTCAGACCTAAATTACAAGTTTGAACGGCTTTATCGACTGCTGTTCAATGAAAACCTGTATGCGTTAGCCTATCAGAACATCGCTTCTAATGAAGGGAATTGTACGAAAGGCACAGACGGTCAATCCATAGATGGAATGAGTATTGAACGCATACACAACATCATTGACAAACTGAAAGACGAAAGCTATCAACCTTATCCTGCTAAGAGAGTTTACATTCCTAAAAAGAATGGCAAGAAGCGTCCCTTAGGCATTCCTGCCTTTGATGACAAACTTGTGCATGAAGTCGTAAGAATGATTCTTGAATCCATCTACGAGGGACATTTTGAAAAGTGCTCACATGGATTCAGACCGCACCGCAGTTGCCATACTGCACTGGCTTCCATTCATGAGGGATTTGACGGGACTCGCTGGTTTATTGAGGGTGACATCAAAGGATTTTTTGACAACATCGACCACGATGTTATGATAGAGATTCTTGCTGAACGTATATCTGACCAGCGGTTTCTACGTCTGATTCGTAAATTCCTGAACGCAGGATATATGGAGAAATGGCAGTTCTACAACACTTATAGCGGAGCACCGCAAGGGGGTGTTGTAAGTCCGATTTTGGCAAATATTTATCTTGATAAATTGGATAAGTATATGCAGAAATACATTTCAGTTTTCAACAAGGCTGATAAAAGGAGAGTAAATCCTGAATATAAAAGGATTGAATCTCGAAAGTACAAACGAGTAAAGAAACTAAAGAATGAGACAGATGAGCAGAAGAAAGAAGTATTACGTCAGGAGATTAACAAGCTCCATTACGAGATGCAACAACTTCCTGCAACTCTGGACATGGATGAAAATTTCAGACGTATGAGATACGTTCGTTATGCCGATGATTTTTTGATTGGTGTAATCGGAAGTAAAGAGGAATGTGTAAAAGCAAAGGAAGATATTAAAGCCTACTTGCATGGCACATTGAAACTTGAACTTTCCGATGAAAAGACGCTAATCACCAATTCAAGCGACCATGCGAAGTTCTTAGGCTATGAAGTGACAATCCGCAGATGTGAAAAGACAAGAAAGGACAGTCGAGGTATAACCCGCCGGTCTCTCAACCACAAAACAGTTCTTCTTCTACCTCTTGAGGCTATGAGGAAGAAACTACTCGACTATGGTGCTATGAAAATTGTAGTTGAAAATGGAAAAGAGAAATGGGAGTCAAAATCTCGACCTTATCTTAGGAATAATGATGACCTTGAAATCTTGAACCGATATAATTCGGAGATAAGAGGTATCTATAATTATTATTGTCTTGCCAACAACTGTAACATTCTCAATAGTTTCTATTCCTACATGAAGGAGAGTATGTATAAAACACTTTCGTCAAAGTATGAATCAACCGTACGGAAGATTATCCGAAAATACACTCGTGATAAAATTTTCTACGTACAGTATGAGGACAATAGAGGCGCAATAAAAGAACGTGCTTTGTATCATGGAGGATTTAGGCAACAAAAGCAAGCAAGATTGGACTTTGCGGACAATCTGCCCAGTTATCGTGCAACCCAAAGCACGAGCCTAATGGCTCGACTGAAGGCTAACGAGTGTGAATATTGCGGAGCAACGGATAATTTGAAGATGTTTCATGTCCGTAAACTCAAGAATCTGGAAGGCAAACAAGAATGGGAACGTTTTATGATTGCCCGAAAGAGGAAAACAATAGCTGTTTGTAATAACTGTTATCGTAAAATTCATGGAAACAAGAAATAG